Genomic segment of Hemiscyllium ocellatum isolate sHemOce1 chromosome 19, sHemOce1.pat.X.cur, whole genome shotgun sequence:
aggatgaaatttttgccagaagcttgtcttatgcaccaacgtgtattcatctgctaactctgctgctcttctcacttcctgaactttctgttgatccacatgaattcttaatcatctctggaagtaagtttttaaactcctctagCAGATTAATCTCTTTTAGAGTCtcataggtcttatctatttttaaggccctcacccatctatcaaaattactatgtttaattctttcaaactcaacacagGTCTGACCTGGTCCCTTCTTTATGTTTTTTAACTGCTATCTGTATGCTTCTGGTACccattcataagcacttaaaatagtctgtttgacctcttcataatctcctgAACCCCCATCTGACAGctctgcaaatacctcactagctctgcctactagtttagtctgaactagcattacccacaagtcctCTGACCACTCCACCTGCCGAGTCaatctttcaaatgaaataaagaaggtttTGACATCTCtcttcaaaatgtggcagagttttgatatatttgtaaagatcactaccttctcttttaatctccatcctgttaacttgactttgttgattaagtcgcaacttctcaagttcaaattcgctctctttttctctctacctttcttctctctctttgctcagttGAGAACGGTCttgttctttttcctctctcttttctGTGTCTTTGCTTAGCTAAGaaccttttctctttttctttttcctctctctctcctctctctctttccctttgtcTATCCCTctgtctttcctctctctctctctttatttatcttctaactccattttcctcaattgtaatgtaaatttttctaactctactgaaCTTGTCTagttctctgacacacctaagtgtttgagtaattcccttacaatttaagctttacttttgtccttggttaaacccaattctaacctctttgctaattctaagagTATGGtcttttctttctaaactttcttggcaattttgggaatcatcttcaaaccccagaacctctttagtaattttaagagccatttctctgacttttaatttaaccaaccacaagtaaccaaaattaaagatctaggacactaaccggcaagtgtttaaatctgctggacgTTATTTTCACACCCCAAATctatccaaatctcagactggatccgtctaaacctgttcaaatcacaGACGTGAGCCCCTAAACTGTTACAACActgggtaaacccttctgctaatttgaaccagacccacagaaaagctcacttcgCCTTATAATCTggtaaaatatgagtgacaaagaactaCAAAAATCCCTCTATGCAAAGAAAATAATTTAACAACTTATTCTTTAACTCCGAGAAACACAATAACATTAAACAGCAACTATCTACACGGTAATCCTCCTTCGTATGATCaatttatctacctcccactccacAACAATATATTGATCTGAtaaaccccccctcccccgagAAACTTTATAAATAgcaatcaaatttcaaaaccagccagttgtCGCTGTTCCCTTGATATCTTCGTCTGTACTTCCCTGGGATCttcatctgtaattccctggtctTTTCTTCGGTGTTCTGCTTCACAAATTTTATATGAAAAGAGATCTTTCAGAGAGAGGCTCTGCAGGCCATATCTTTGTTGGTGCTCTTTGCCACTTTAGCTAACTGTTCACAATACCTAATTTTATATAGCCCAAAACATTGGACagtctcattggtttgatatcatcaaaacattgaaattcaaattcgattgggttttggtatcttggggcatcatttaaattgattggccaaatttgaatttgttatgTATCATAGCAACacagctccagctatttgtttcacaaccAAATTTACCATTTAAAatttttcagcacactctgtgcctcTCTAGGTTCGTGCCAGCttccactctctcttaaaggtacagtacacgcctaCATCTGCAAATATATTGCAAGAATGGCAATGGAAAGCCCTTTTTTATTCTAAATGTTCTATATTTCATCTTAAATCCTGCCTTTATTTATATGTCAACATACCATTGATCGGAAACTTAACTGGACTAaaaaaaagaactgcggatgctggaagtcagaaacaaagccagaaattgctggaaaaactgagcaggttagggcggcacggtggcacagtggttagcactgctgcctcacagcgccagggacctgggttcaattcccgcctcaggcgactgactgtgtggagtttgcacgttctccccgtgtctgcatgggtttcctccgggtgctccggtttcctcccacagtccaaagatgtgcgggtcaggtgaattggccatgctaaaaattgcccgtagtgttaggtaaggggtatatgtaggggtatgggttggttgtgcttcggcgggtcggtgtggacttgttgggccgaagggcctgtttccacactgtaagtaatctaatctaaaaacgtctgtggagagaaagcagagcacTGGGGTCCAGTGATCTTTCAGAACTGGACAAGCCATCTAAGTGCTGTGGCTGTCAGAGGCTGTGAATTATGCAATAGATTATTCACCCACAGCCACCACagcctgtctatcatctacaagcTAAAAGTCAGGAACGTGATGAAACACTCTCCACTTGGTTAGATGGGCATGGCTCATAGAAACTTAATACCAtttagggaaaacagcctgtttgtatcccatccatcaccttcaacattcacttcctccattacAGTGGCAGTACTGTGTACTACCTTTGAAATGAACTGCATCAACTCACCAAGACTTTCAAACTCTTCAACCCTTTTAATCCATACCCTTTTGCCACCTACTACCTGGAAGtacaagggcagtagatgtatAGAAGCACTGCTAAAGTTCCTCTCAAGCCGATGctgttctgacttggaactatatctccatctcttcactgttgctgaatcagaatcctggaattcctttcctaacagTGTACGAGGGACAGGATGTTTGGTGGGGAAATTGAATTTGCACTCCAGGTTGTCTCACCTCTCCTTCCTCTGATTCAAGCCTTTGCTGATTATGTGACACAAAGCAGAGATATGGGaagcctccaacctcattcagTATATTACCAGCCTGTGGGACTGTTTAGAATTATAAATATTCTGCCCTCCTCTGTCTGTTTGAAAATACATCTCATGCTCCCCAATGGCCGCTACAAGCTCATCTTGTGAGTTGCTGAGGTGTGCTTACCAAAAAGTCCTTAGTCAAATTCTTAATCCATGTTATGTTAACTAATAtgaccaggagtaggccattcagccccttaagcctatTCCATCACTCAGTAAGATTattgctgatctgtggcctaacttcaTATACCTGACTTTGGCATATGTCCCCTAATGTCTTTGCTTTACAAAAGTCTATCTCAACTTTAAAATTAACATCTGATCTAGCATCAACTGCTGTTTGTAGAAGAGAGTTTCAAATTTCTGCCTCCTTTTTTGTGTAAAAGTGTttcttaacatctctcctgaatggccaTAATTTTTAGACTATGCCCccaagttctagattctccaaccAGTGATCATAATTTGTCTTTACCTAccgtcttttcctgttaatatcttgaagacttcaatcagttTGCCACTTAacattctaaattctagagaaatcAGACCTAATTTTCAAAGCCTCTTCTCATAACATGAACCCTGAAGAATAAatatcattcttttaaacttaaATTGTACTTTTCCAAGACCAGCATATCCTGCCTGAGGTTCTCACAGCATttcaagtggggtctaaccaggagTGCACCTCAGTTGGAATGGTATTGGGGATActactaaaaaaaattaaaatggacggcactgtggctcagtggttagcacagctgcctcacagtgtcagggacctgggttcgattccagcctcggacaactgtctgtgtggagtttgcacattctcctcgtgtctgcctgggtttcctctgggtgttccagtttcctcctacagtccaaagatgtgcaggttaggtgaatgccTATGCAAaaattgctcatggtgttcaattgctcagggatgtataggtttggtggattaggcaggtgaaatgtagagtaataaggtaggggtttgggttactgttcggaaggtcactgtggacttgttgggccaaatggcttgtatccacactgcaaggattctagTTCAGCCCTGGCTTAGTGAGATAAAAATGAGTCAAACTCTTGAGCACTCACAACAAACCTAACTGCAAGTACAGGCAGAGGAATGTCAAATGAAGGTACAGTTGGATTATGATGATGACGCTGTTCAATGCTACTGAAATCTTCACAAAGCTGACAAAAGATTGCCTTGGCAAGGAATCTGGAACTATCCAGTATCGACAGGATAAACCCAAGCAGTACAGTGCACCTCTGAATACAAAAGAATTGCCAAGAAAACAAATCATATTTTGAAGGATTCTGAGTTACACGGTACATTTAAATGACACATGTATGGTTACCTGGGTTCTGATTAAAATGCTTGTTTTTGGCGAGAAGGGATTAATCTGATGCCATCACTATTCAAAATTATCAACATACTGACTTAAAGAATAGTTACCTGTTGAAGTTTCTTCTTATACTTAAGAGTTTGCACCATAGAGGATTGGAATAAGGTTCAGTCCTATTTTAAGAATTTGCCAATATTTATACATCACTTTTGTATCTGTAGAAAAATAATGTCATTTAAGAAcgtctttctgaagtcaatggttTATATGCCTGGTGCTGACACTGTTGCATAATACCTGGCTTTCAGTTCTACGGCTCTAAACTCTTCCTCATTAAAATAGGGCTTTATCTCTGGCAGCATATACTTGGGGGCCAGCTTACACCAAATGATGTGACAGCTCACTGGAGAGAAGGGCAACTGAAGGCTGGAAATTTACATTTTAGGTAAACTTTACTATCACATGAACTGGATCTTATTCTGCATAATGGAGTGAGTTTTACCCAAAGCAAATTTGAAGCTATAGTTAGGAACTAACTTTCTATATTGTCTTTCCTAATGCCTTAATCTATGCCATACCAAAAGTTATTAATTTTACATCACATTTGTGCTTTGTAGTGATGACTTATTCAATAACACGCAATGGTTTTAGTTTATGGGTAGTGAATAGAAGGCAGGAAGGAGATAGGCAGTGGACCTGTATTCAGATATTAAAAATCTGTAATAAAATGTAATACTGCCAGGGAACTTTGAACAATAAATCTAATTCCTGTTGTCAAAAAGAGATTTAGAGCTAATTCAGGGAATTATAAGTTATCTTGCTGTCAGTAGCAGGAAAGATACTTACATTTTTGGTCAAAAATCTAGATTGTATTGTTTGAAAGTGTGTTATGTTAAACTACTTCTCTCTTTCCACCTTGCTTAATGTTCTTTAAATTCCTAACTATCTTTCACTCCATCCATGTAACTGAGAATTATTTTAAGCATTGTTAACACTGTGGTGAAATGCTAAATGGGTTTGGAGTTACAGGATGACGTTTCAGAATTTAGCATATTCTTGGGGAAGTAGATATATATTTTTGTACCTAACATACtttataataataaaaataatttagTTCTTGTCACAAGTTAGTTAAATTATTACTTGAATCCTCCTTGGGGAAGGGAATGATATGGGGGGATATGGTAGTGGTGTTCAAGATTATGTGGTGTTTTGCAGAGAACGTTTTTCCTGTAATAGTAGGGCTGGTAATAGAGGATATGGATTAAAATCGGCCACAAAAGAACCCAAGAGGAGATGAAGAGTTTTTTTATTAGCCCAGGGAGTTATGATTTAAGAGGTAACAGAAATAAATCCAATAgcaacttttaaaagggaattaCTACCCAGGAATAGGCAAGTTACAACAGGGTTATGAGATAGAGCAGGGAAGGATTATTTAGCGAACTCTTTAATCGATTTTTCCTCAGTGCTTAATGATTCCATAATTTGTTGAACAGTACATTGCCCCAGATTGATAATGAAATGTGAATACTTTTCCTAATTGTTAAATTGATCTCTTGCTGTAAGCATTTTTCAACAGTACAATAGGAAGGTATATGCTGTTTTGcctatttaattttatttttgtttctttttactttatttttcttcagtttctACACTGGTCCTTCAGCAGTCCCTGGAAATATCCCACTAGATACTGAGAATGTGGTGCTTGTGCTAAATGGGAGGGAAGAAGGAAAGATCAAGTTTGCCACCCAGTGGCTGCATTATGTACAGACACTCCTCCAGACACACAAACTTCAACATGTCGCTGTAGTTCTCCTTGGCAATGAGCAGTGTGAAAATGGCTGGATTGAACCCTACCTCAAAAAACACGGAGGatttattgatttgatttttCTGGTGTATGACAGCCCTTGGGTAAATGAGGAGGATGTTTATCAGTGGCCACTGGGAGTGGCAACGTAAGTACATTTTTAGCTTATGATATGTTGCTCAGTTCCTGAGTGGGCCTGCTTTATATTTCTTTATCATTTTGTAAGCTTTGTTTTACTTATGTGCTAGAGTTAGCGACACAATTTGGAAAAAGATTGCTTCAGATTTCACATATACTTTGACTCAGTGCTACCTCTCAAATTGTTCACTGTTGCTCATTTCATCCAGTTAAATATTAGGAAGATTAAAGCTATCAGCTTTGGTTGTCATCACAAACTCCATTCTCTAGCCAATGAGTCCATCCCTGAACCAGACTGTTTCACCTTTGGTGTCTTATCTGACTTCGCTATAGCTTCTAATCATGTTCATAACCATCACCAAAACTATCTGCTTCCACCTCCATGATGTTGCCCAAGTCAGCCAGCCTAGGCTTATCTGAAACCCTCATATGTGTTTTTGTAACCTCTTGATTTGACTATTTCAGTACACTGGCCTCCATAACCTTGAACTCATCCAGAGCTCTGCTGCTTATATCAGGTGTTGTGTCGCAGCCATGCTTATATTTGTTGATATCTATTGATTCCTGGTCTAGAAACTCCTCAATCTAAAAtactcatccttgttttcaaattccactAAATCTCTTTTACTTGTTCCATTCCTGTAACAGAGATCTCTCCACTTCATCAGATCTGGCCTTTTCAGCATCCCTGCTTATAATTGCTTCTGCATTGATGACTGCACCATCATCAGCTTTGAAGCTATGAAATTCTGTCCTGAAATCTGTGTGTgtcactttctctttctttctctctctctctcctctcaccttaaatctttcATTGTCTTCCAAGAATTTGAGTTGGAGGAGACGGTGCTTCTTATTACAAAGATCAATATTATACGTTTGTCATATCTGCCAGCATGAGTTTGTTTCATGCTTCAAATTTATTCTGTGTTGCCCCCTCCTTGCCCAATAGAAGATCGACCTTCCTCAACAATTCAAGTTTTCTTATTTGCTACTTTTTGAGGCCCCCACTACTTGTTTCTGTTTTCAAAAACATGCTTATCACCAGCCATCAGCTTTGTGCCATCACCTGCTCCCGATCATCCTGATCCTGCTCAGTGTCCACTCTTCTTTTTGTAAAGTACTCAGGTATTTGCATGAATACTTTTTAGAAATGTCTTATTTCTGTGGTGATTCTACAGAATACAAAAAAAACCAGGCCAAAGTTACGTTATTTTTGAAGGAGACCAACTGTCAATCTTCCCCCTTTACTCTCTTAGATACAATTTGACCAGATGCAGATTCTCTGAAGCTGCTCTTTCCAAATATTTAAATGCTGAAGTTGTACTAAGCTgcaaaactgcatttattttcatCAATTTTACAGAAAGAGAGCCACTTAATTAACTTTACCACTTGTTGTTTCAGTTTTTGATGatacaataatgaatgtgtgaaaCAGGGTAACTGACTTCCTGTCAAACTTGCCACATTAATGAACCATTTCAGTTTCAGCCTGCACAGTGACTGAAAAAGAACGAAATAAGCACACCGATTAACAGTGCATTTCTGATGTCCTTTCAGTCATGATCATTGGTGCAGTATCCTATAGTTAACCTTGAACTGATGGAATACTCACAGCTGATGACCATGATTTTGCTCATTACATCGCATGTCCGCAGAGGAGCTTTGAAGATGTAGTAAATTGTTAAATATATAGGACTCCTTCCGAAGTGTCTTCTCAGAATGCTGTGCGTTCCATATACTTGTGAACTTCATTTTCATGTCAGTTCTAGTTAAGTTGTTCTTCAtcaagctttaaaaaaaaccccaaatgATGGGCACATTGAATCATGTACATATAAAATGCTTTACCTCTCACATTCCACTCTACTTGATAGTTGACCTTTAGAAGAAATCCCATTGCTTAGAAAAAAACAGCCACAAATGGTACTTAAGAAAATATAGCTAGTTTTTCAAATGGTTTTCAACTTTGCATTACAAAGTATTCCAGCACAGAACcaaaccatttggtccaactgatCCTTTGTGGTAGTGATACTATTTACCTAAATTGTTCTTCTGATAATGGATTCCACATTCTcgccactctctggatgaaaaagtttTTGTTGAACTCTCTATTGTACTTATTTGTGACTACTTTATATTTATGGCCTGATATAATCCCAGTTTATATCAGTACTGATCAAGTAAAAATCCCAGATAGAAATATAACATGATTTTGTTTCAATTTAATGTGGTGGGCATTCACTGAAACATTGGCACACAAGGCCGCAGATAATTTTTAACAGTAAAATAGATGTTCATTACATAAGGGGAgaagataaaataaaacaaaccaagCAATACAAATAAAGCACACAGTTTGAAAGATCTTAAAACACACAGCAAaaagaaattcatcccaaagagATGGTGAGAAAAGAGATAAGTCTGAGGTTGATACAGTTGGGAAGAGGATCACATCAAAtagtccataagacataggagtggaagtaaggccatcgagtccactccgccatttaatcagggttgataggcatttcaactccacttacccgcactctccctgtagcccttaattccttgcgagatcaagaatttatcaaggCGGGCAAGAGCAAAGCAGAGAACGATGTCAGACTGAtgatttaaactgcatttatttcagtgcaagaggcctgacaggtaaggcagatgaactcaaggcgtggttgggaacatgggattgggatatcatagctattacagaaacgtggctcagggaagggcaggactggcagcataatgttccagggtatagatgctactGGAAGGATAGAAACAGGgtcaagagaggaggaggaagtggCACTCTTGGTTCGGGATAACATCACGGCTGTAattaaggaggatattcctgggagcatatccagtgaagttatttgggtggaactgagaaataagaaagaggtgatcaccttattgggattgtccTGTggaccccccacccacccagttGAGAAGCAAATTTCTAAGAAAATCTCAACTATTTgaaagaatgatagggttgtaatggcaggcaattttaattttccaaacatggacttggactgccatagtgttaaggttggatggagagggatttgttaAGTGTTGAGTTTACACAGATTATTAAGGAGGTGTATGGTaaacttgcctttgttggtcagtgcattgagtttagcAGTTGGGATATCATAttccagttgtacaggacattggtcaggtcacttttggaatactacattcaattctggactccctgctacaggaaaaatGTTGTCAAATTTGAacgagtgcagaaaagatttacaaggatgtagccaacACTGgaagacttgagctatagggagatgctgaatcatctgagactattttccctggagtgtcagaggctgagggatgacttttatgcagtttataaaatcatgaggggcatggatagggtgaatagccaaggtattttcccttgagtgggagagtccagaactagagggcataggtttagggtgagaggggaaaaatataaaagggacctaaggggcaactttttcatatagaGGGGAGTGCATGTataggatgagctgccagaggaagtggtgaaggctggtacaattgcaatatttaaaaaagtatctggatgggtatatgaattgttagggatatgggccaagtgctgtcaaacagaactagattaacttaggatatctggtcagcatggatgaattggactgagggtctgtttgcatgctggacaacactatgactctattcccCAACACCATCACTTTATAGCATATCAAATCCAAAGAAATTATCCAAAGAAATCTTTaagtttgatttaactgcttctCTGCAGCTCTGTCCTCTGAACTATgattggcacagtggctagcactgctgcctcacaattcctgtctcaggcgactctctgtgtttgcacattctctccatgtctgcatgggtttcctctgggtgctccggtttcctcccacaatccaaaaatgtgcaggttaggtgaattggccaggctaaattacctgtaggtaaagggttaaatgtaggggaatgggtctgggtgggttgcgcttcaggggtcagtgtggacttgttgggccaaagggcctgtttccacactgtaagtaatctaatctaatctaaatactcaTGAAACTGAAAGCTTATGCTGTCTCAGTCTTTTAATAATCTGTTCATTTCTAATCAAATAGTCCTAGTCTGGAAGTTCCACAAGCTCGCCTTTGTACCAAGGTAACTGAGCTCTCTTTCATTTGTTCCATACTGCCTAGAGAAACTATTTTTGCTTCTGACTCCAGTTAGATATCCTACTGATAACTGCCCTAATAGATTTAAATCTCTGAGtttttctaaactaaaatcaATCCTTGATTATTCAAACCCAAAGCAAGCTAATGCCTTTTAATGTTTGGTCCTCTGTCATAAGCCCAACGTTATTAACAATCTTCGATTGGAATCCTGGATGTAGGATTCGCTGAgcggaagattcattttcagacttttCGTTActattctaggtaacatcttcagtgagcctccagacaaaacttcatccagaggctcactgaagatgttacttaatatggtgacgaaatgtttgaaaatgaaccttccaattcagcgagcaaacctacatccagaacctcaacctgagctacaaatcttcttgaaACTCACTAATTGGAATCCTCTCCAGGGATTTGCAGTGACCTGCTCTCCGCCTCATgcttggttaggtcactgttacTAGAAAGGACTCTTTGACCTTTTTCTTTTACAAACACTTTACAAAACTAACCATTACCCATACACCACTAGTTTGAAATCCATACTCTCAAAATTATATGATTATGTGTCTAGTTTATCCTGTCGAACCTTTTTATAATCTTGAGCCCGCTGTCCAATCACCTACTCAAACTTCTTTATTCTTAGTTTTGATCATTCAAGGTGTGTTCTATTAACTGCAGTGCTCATATGTGTGCACAACTCATCACTTATCAAATAATCAAAAGAGCACTCAAAATAGTACTGCAGCCCTCTCAGCTGGAGCACATCTGGCTGCCATGAGTCCCTGACCTCCAGCAGTGTTCTACTGTTTTCCATTTGGGACCTGTCTTGGGTTTCCACTGTAGCTTctcactgctgctactgtctAATCACCAGTAACAAAAGGTTAAAACGCACCTCATGGGGAAGGAAGAAAGTTGTTTGAATGTTAATTGAGACTGAAGTTTGACCTTTAAAGGCTGTTGAACACCCCAGCACTCAATAAAGCAGACTGCTAGATAGCAAATTAAAGATGTTGCATAAATGTTATCATTTGACATTTACAGCAAACAGGAACTTTGCGAATCAGAATCCATCTGTTCGAAGGAAGTTCTAATAATTACACTGTACTTCTTATTTCAGCTACAGGAACTTCCCTATTGTGGATCTCAACAACTTAATGTTGCATTCTTCAAGGCCGTACTTGTGCAACTTCCTTGGAACTGTCTACAAAGGCTCCTCCAGGGAAATCTTGTTGAATGTGTTGAAACGGGAAAGACTCAATACAATGTGTCTTATCTCAGTTCGAGAACAGTAGGTATTTTTCTTTGTGTACTCATCCTGCTTTTAAATGGCAACTACATAGCTATTAAGCTGTAAGTAACTATTTTTTCTGGACTGTTCAGTAATATTGAGAAAACAGTCCTTTTTGCCAGCAGAACTTCTGGAGAGGTGATTGACAGACATTGAAACAAGCCTCCTGACTCAGCAAGTCAACGTTAATTTTGATGTTCCTCAAGTGCTAGCCCCCACTCTACTTCATTTAACCCTGTCTTGGTGTCCACCTATTTCGTTCCCTTTCATCTACTTGGTTCTGTTCCCCTTATGATGCTTTTTGCATTAAGCACTCCATGTGGTAGCAAATTTCACATTCACACCACTAAGCAGTTAAATATCTCCGGGTATTCTTATTAGATCTGGTTAATAACCATCTCACATTTATGGCTCCTAACTTGGGATTCTTCCATAAGTGAAACATCTTTACATCTGTCCTATCTTTCAAACTTTTATTGGTTGAAAGACCCCTTTTCAGATGGATTAGGAATCATGGATTCCTGCATCTAAATCGTCATACTATTTAGTACTCAAAATGCGAAAGTGCTGCCCATAAAGAGCGTTTTAATAATGCTTTTAAGGAAATGGATAATTATTTACAGCAGCAATTTGAGGGCCATTTCCCTGATGTAGACAGTAATGAGATGGACTAGACAAATTACTATTAAAAAGGAGCGTAACTCCACTAACACTTAAATGGCTGCCAACTAAATTGCTTTAAATGTAATTAAGAATCACCTGTCCGTGCATTACATACGCAATTAGTAAACAGATCATGTAGCCAATACAAAGAGATATGTATTATTGGCAGTATCACCCTACTTCTCCATGTAACTGGCTCACAGCTGGTTTTATTTCAATTTCTTAAAAattcccaaaaatgtgcagatttccttccctcttgTTCTAACAGTGAATACTCACTCAAACATGACATCCGCAGGAATATTTTACAGACCTATGCAAACCCAGTCTTGTTTGTCTGACATTTAGTCATGAAATTAAGTTACAATATTGCAACTTATTAGCTGAACCAGCATATGCAGTACACACAGATTACACAGATCAACTAGGTA
This window contains:
- the rxylt1 gene encoding ribitol-5-phosphate xylosyltransferase 1 isoform X4, with protein sequence MIFNTQNRIMSGIHGKRMKRWRMLSSIKFSYRDFRNKFYNTDPDRRRCRSGAKLQSHILGGQLTPNDVTAHWREGQLKAGNLHFSFYTGPSAVPGNIPLDTENVVLVLNGREEGKIKFATQWLHYVQTLLQTHKLQHVAVVLLGNEQCENGWIEPYLKKHGGFIDLIFLVYDSPWVNEEDVYQWPLGVATYRNFPIVDLNNLMLHSSRPYLCNFLGTVYKGSSREILLNVLKRERLNTMCLISVREQWLPQETSENLKKYQDALLQSDLTLCPVGINTECYRIYEACSYGSVPVVEDVMTPGQCGNSSVFQNAPLRLLKLMGAPFIFVKDWKELPAILEKEKAMSLQEKNHRRRLVIEWFKQFRTQVRQKFVDILESHFF
- the rxylt1 gene encoding ribitol-5-phosphate xylosyltransferase 1 isoform X5 encodes the protein MRFQWKRLLCLLMFIYCLFSIYAAYIVFYQGRRGSGAHRVTAPRERSKGLYLWQHILGGQLTPNDVTAHWREGQLKAGNLHFSFYTGPSAVPGNIPLDTENVVLVLNGREEGKIKFATQWLHYVQTLLQTHKLQHVAVVLLGNEQCENGWIEPYLKKHGGFIDLIFLVYDSPWVNEEDVYQWPLGVATYRNFPIVDLNNLMLHSSRPYLCNFLGTVYKGSSREILLNVLKRERLNTMCLISVREQWLPQETSENLKKYQDALLQSDLTLCPVGINTECYRIYEACSYGSVPVVEDVMTPGQCGNSSVFQNAPLRLLKLMGAPFIFVKDWKELPAILEKEKAMSLQEKNHRRRLVIEWFKQFRTQVRQKFVDILESHFF